GGAAAATGGTTTCCAGGAATTCCGGCTTGAAATAAAGATTCTCGTCGGGGTTTGCACTGCGGATGACGAGGCGGCCCATCCGGTACTGCGCGCCTTCTTCAATTGGGATAGTAATATCCGTGCGAATACTTCGATGGTGACCTACGAGAGGCAATCCATCCAAACCCAGACCATTATGTTCTGTCCTGACCGTCTTGAGGATCGGGTCCTTGATGACCACACGAAAATATCCGTGGTCGCGATACAAACCATCGATGCCGACACCCATGTCCTCGTCGAGCTTATCTTTGTCATAAGTCTTGCCAAACACATTGATGGTGGCAAACCCCAGTGGAATTCCCATAGGTCGTGAGTGGCGCATGGAGCGAATAATCCGGTTGGCCGAAAACACATGATTTCCGGTAATTTCGATGTGGCCGACTTTTACTTTTGGCCCCTCGTCGATATTGAAAGTGAGGCTTACGGAATTTGTCGCGGGAATTTTCTCGTATACGGGCTTCACCGTGGCGAACATGTGCCCGTGTTCGGCCAGCAATTCCTGGATGACGACCTCCGCGCGCTTGACTTTGGTTGGATCAAAACGGCTCTCAACCGTAAGGTCCACCTTGCGGTCCTTGTACGCATCCAAAATGTCGGATTCTGAGATCGATTTATTTCCCTTGTAGGTGATATTGCGAATGGTGGGCCGCTCGGTGACGTAAAACACAATCACACGACCAAGGGGATTTTTCGGGTCATTTTCGACTTCAACGCGGATGTCCTCAAAGAATTGCGAGTTCCATAACGCGCGGAAGTCCCGGCGAATAGCATCCGGGTTATAAGGGTCGCCCACACGGGAAAAAATCCTGGCCATCAGCGTTTCCCGCTGGATACGCAGGTTGCCGACGAAATCAATGCGCGTGATTACAAGCTGCTGCTGAGGATTGTTCGCATTCGATTCCTGTGCGTGAGCAATAGACGGGCAGAAAACAAGGAAATATCCGCACACCAACAGAGCGAGCGGTGCGAATTGCAGACAGGATTTTCTCCTTGCAGCTTGACTCAAAGTCAAGACCGCGCTCCGCCATACAATGTTTCGTACTCCCCCGCCAGACCGACCCCTCAGCTGGCTTGCGCGTGTAGGATTCCCTAGTTGGCCACTGGGGTTGCTTCGACGACCGGACGGAAGCCCAAACCATCACCCGTGAGATAAATCTCCATGATGGCCGGGCGTTGAAGCCCGCCTTGAATCAGCGCCTCCGAAAGCGGATCCTCGACATACTTCTGAAGAGCCCGCCGGAGCGGACGCGCACCATAGTTACGATCAGTGCAAGTCTTTTCCAAAATCCACTGCCGCGCTTCCGGTGTCATTTGAATCTGCACTTGACGGTGGACGAGCGTATCGTTGATTTGGTTTACGAGCAAGTCAATGATGCGCAGCAAATCGTCGTCGGTCAGCGCGTTGAACAAGATCACTTCATCCAATCGATTCAAAAATTCGGGATTGAAAACTCTCTTGACCTCATTCATCACCAGGTCATCGAGACTCTTCGCGTGCGCATCGCCTTCCGCAGAAGCAAAACCAAGCGTGACTTGCTTCTGAAGAACGCGCGCGCCAATGTTGGAAGTCAATATCAGAATCGTGTTGCGGAAATCAACCGTATTCCCGAGGCCATCGGTCAACTGCCCGTCTTCGAAAACTTGCAAAAGAATATTGAAAACGTCGGGATGCGCTTTTTCGATTTCATCAAGGAGAATGATCGAATAGGGCGTGCGGCGAACGCGTTCGGTCAATTGCCCGCCCTCTTCGTATCCCACATATCCCGGAGGTGCGCCAATCAGCTTGGATACGGAATGTTTCTCCATATATTCGGACATATCGAAACGCACGAGCGATTTTTCGCTGCCAAACAGGAATTCAGCGAGGCGGCGCGCAACTTCCGTCTTGCCAACGCCAGTCGGGCCAAGGAACAGGAAGCAGCCGACAGGACGGCCTGGCGCTTTGAGGCCGGCACGGCTGCGGCGAATGGCGCGTGCGAGAGCGGTGATCGCCTTGTCTTGGCTGATGATGCGCTTGTGCAGTTCTTCTTCGATGCGCAGGAGCTTTTGCTGCTCGTCCTCTTTGATGGCGGTCACGGCAACGCCTGTCCAACGCGCCACGACTTCTTCGACGTCATCACGCGTGACTGTGCCCGTGGAGGAGTCGTCAATCTTTAGTTTTTCGCGGAGGGACCGGAGATTTTCCTTTTCCTTGCGCTCTTCTTCAGAATAAAAGCGGGCCTTTTCGAATTCGTGATTGGCGATGGCAGTTTCCATGCGATGAGTGATGAATTTCACGCGCTTCTGCGCTTCGGACACTTCCTCGGGCAGCATGGCCTGGCGGAGCTTGACGCGGGCGCCGGCTTCATCGATCAAATCGATGGCCTTATCGGGGAGGAACCGGTCCGGGATGTAGCGATTCGAAAGATATACGGCATATTGAATTGCTTCGTCGGTGTAAGTCACAGCGTGAAATTTTTCGTAGCGGTCGCGAACGCCCTGGAGGACGCGAATGGCCTCTTCTTCGTTCGGAGCCCCCACCTTCACCGCCTGAAAGCGCCGTTCCAGAGAACGGTCCTTCTCGACGGACTTGCGGTATTCACCCGGAGTCGTCGCACCAATACACTGAATTTCCCCGCGGCTCAATGCGGGCTTCAGGATGTTGGCGGCATCGAGAGATCCTTCCGCCGAGCCTGCGCCAACAAGTGTATGAAGCTCGTCAATGAAGACGATCGCGTTCTGATTCTCCATCAGCTCCTTCATGATGGTCTTGAGGCGTTCTTCAAACTGGCCGCGATACTTCGTGCCGGCAACAATCAAGGAGAGATCGAGGGATAGGATGCGTTTGTCAGCGAGAAATGGCGGAACGTCACCGTCCGCGATGCGCTGGGCCAAGCCTTCTACGATAGCGGTTTTGCCCACGCCGGGCTCGCCGATCAGAACAGGATTGTTTTTCGTCCGGCGGCAAAGAATCTGAATGGCGCGCTCAAGCTCGCGATCACGCCCAACCAGCGGATCGAGCTGACCATCCATGGCCGCCTGCGTCAAATCGCGGCTGAATTCCGCGAGTAAAGAAGTTTCCTTCGGACGATTAACAGGCACTTTTTCCCCCGCACTGCGCGTCATTTCTTCGCGCACCCCGGAAAGGCGCAAGCCACGTTCTTGCAAAATCTCCGCGCCGAAGGATTTCTCCTCGCGCAGAATGCCCAGAAGAAGATGTTCGGTACCGACATGTTTGTGATTGAGACGTTCCGCTTCTTCCGCCGCGTAATTCAAAATGCGGCGGCATTCCTGGCTTAAGGGAACTTCAACAGAAGTGGAAATGCGCTCGCGCACCGTGATGCGCGACTCGATTTCCTTGCGAATGGACTCGATGGAACCATGAGTGCGCAGAAAGCGATTGGCCAGCGCCTTATCCTCGCGCAGCAGCCCCAGAAGGAGATGCTCCGTCTCAATATAGGGACTGCCGTACTGACTCGCCTCGTAGCGTGCAAAGAAAATCACGCGCCGCGCCTTTTCTGTATAGCGTTCAAACACGGGTCACCCGAGCCCTTCCGAGGCCGAAGAAATCCCCGACGCGACGCGCCCCGAAGGGCGACGCGCGAAATTTCCATCGCCTTGCTTCAACAAACCATGCTCCAAGCTCAACACGCGGTCGGCGCGTTCCGCAAGGGATAAATTATGAGTCGCAAGAACTGAAGTCAGATGATGAGACCGATGCAGGCGTTGCAGGAGACCGAAAATCGACTCCGTGTTCGCCTCGTCCAAATCGCCGGTCGGCTCATCCGCAAGCAACACCCGCGGGCGAGTTATCAGAGCTCTGGCAATCGCCGCGCGTTGTTGCTCACCGCCTGAAAGTTCGCTGGCGCGATGTCCAGCACGGTCGCCCAGTCCCACCTCAGAAAGCCACTCTTGCGCAGTCTGCAGTGCAGCCCGTCCCGCCACACCCCGTATCAG
This region of Candidatus Acidiferrales bacterium genomic DNA includes:
- a CDS encoding ATP-dependent Clp protease ATP-binding subunit, translated to MIFFARYEASQYGSPYIETEHLLLGLLREDKALANRFLRTHGSIESIRKEIESRITVRERISTSVEVPLSQECRRILNYAAEEAERLNHKHVGTEHLLLGILREEKSFGAEILQERGLRLSGVREEMTRSAGEKVPVNRPKETSLLAEFSRDLTQAAMDGQLDPLVGRDRELERAIQILCRRTKNNPVLIGEPGVGKTAIVEGLAQRIADGDVPPFLADKRILSLDLSLIVAGTKYRGQFEERLKTIMKELMENQNAIVFIDELHTLVGAGSAEGSLDAANILKPALSRGEIQCIGATTPGEYRKSVEKDRSLERRFQAVKVGAPNEEEAIRVLQGVRDRYEKFHAVTYTDEAIQYAVYLSNRYIPDRFLPDKAIDLIDEAGARVKLRQAMLPEEVSEAQKRVKFITHRMETAIANHEFEKARFYSEEERKEKENLRSLREKLKIDDSSTGTVTRDDVEEVVARWTGVAVTAIKEDEQQKLLRIEEELHKRIISQDKAITALARAIRRSRAGLKAPGRPVGCFLFLGPTGVGKTEVARRLAEFLFGSEKSLVRFDMSEYMEKHSVSKLIGAPPGYVGYEEGGQLTERVRRTPYSIILLDEIEKAHPDVFNILLQVFEDGQLTDGLGNTVDFRNTILILTSNIGARVLQKQVTLGFASAEGDAHAKSLDDLVMNEVKRVFNPEFLNRLDEVILFNALTDDDLLRIIDLLVNQINDTLVHRQVQIQMTPEARQWILEKTCTDRNYGARPLRRALQKYVEDPLSEALIQGGLQRPAIMEIYLTGDGLGFRPVVEATPVAN
- a CDS encoding ABC transporter ATP-binding protein, which codes for MTRQGVLEIGHGEQKALLRVEGLRKVFRSGSGEVTALDGVSLSISSGEMVALVGPSGSGKSTLLHLLAALDTPTNGTVYFDGNLLETLGERDLENFRSSAVGFVWQRHQLLTDFTAAENVAMPLLIRGVAGRAALQTAQEWLSEVGLGDRAGHRASELSGGEQQRAAIARALITRPRVLLADEPTGDLDEANTESIFGLLQRLHRSHHLTSVLATHNLSLAERADRVLSLEHGLLKQGDGNFARRPSGRVASGISSASEGLG